In Musa acuminata AAA Group cultivar baxijiao chromosome BXJ2-8, Cavendish_Baxijiao_AAA, whole genome shotgun sequence, one genomic interval encodes:
- the LOC135619572 gene encoding formin-like protein 13 produces MPLPSTRSAEIMPSAVQVISVLDVRRSYLERPRVETRLTFGKVSSFLVAGTDVVATTVTATTLPPPPVPRNGSGGLRHPVATGTPPANAVRPPLPPPRRPVAGPPLPATVVPSPPLPPALVLSTPPIPRAPPTPPLEQSNSNGTKVLIIAQSFLFLLLLHLLII; encoded by the exons atgcctctcccTTCGACCAGATCTGCCGAG ATTATGCCATCAGCAGTCCAAGTAATTTCCGTCCTTGACGTCAGGCGTAGTTACTTGGAACGACCCCGAGTGGAGACACGACTAACGTTTGGTAAGGTCTCTTCCTTTCTTGTTGCAGGCACTGATGTTGTTGCCACCACTGTCACAGCCACCACGTTGCCTCCACCGCCCGTTCCTCGAAACGGGAGTGGTGGCCTTCGCCATCCAGTTGCAACAG GCACTCCACCCGCCAATGCGGTCCGGCCGCCGCTTCCGCCTCCAAGGCGACCAGTTGCAG GACCTCCTCTTCCTGCCACCGTGGTCCCCTCGCCGCCACTGCCGCCAGCACTGGTGTTGTCCACCCCGCCAATCCCCAGAGCGCCACCCACGCCACCATTAGAGCAAAGCAATAGCAATGGCACAAAGGTGCTGATCATCGCTCAATCCTTCTTATTCCTGCTCTTACTCCACCTTCTTATCATCTAA
- the LOC103995104 gene encoding protein CDC73 homolog: MDPLSVLREYAIRGELDRVVQSGDELRFGSEYAFPCAAVTAYRSKQGGFYTLDALLFFARHHHLKHTEYLQSARQYRLPTVTFPDRKPLLDYLLGRIASSDAVSFLPPPPSATVEEYRPDDPSLPLDEPPSSAPATAADEAAADLAPAAPVDYVTMIHALERPLKDRESLLECRNRDFHAVLLASTKREEERQRLESQQRKDGLVAKTRLIGSDDHHRPVVAAYGGAGDDAADAAAPKPKIHLKGSKIGEGVPIILVPSAFQTLITIYNVKEFLEDGVFVPTDVKVKAMRGPKPDCVTVQKKLSRDRAVAAYEVRDKPSAFKPEDWDRVVAVFVLGKEWQFKDWPFKDHVEIFNKIIGFFVRFEDDSVESAKTVKQWNVKIISISKHKRHQDRAAALEVWDRLEEFMRSRSHN, translated from the exons atggaCCCCCTCTCGGTGCTTCGGGAGTACGCGATCCGAGGGGAGTTGGACCGGGTGGTCCAGTCCGGCGACGAGCTCCGGTTCGGCTCCGAGTACGCCTTCCCTTGCGCCGCCGTCACTGCCTACCGCTCCAAGCAGGGCGGCTTCTACACCCTCGACGCCCTCCTCTTCTTCGCTCGCCACCACCACCTCAAGCACACCGAATACCTCCAGTCCGCCCGCCAATACCGCCTCCCCACCGTCACCTTCCCCGACCGCAAGCCCCTCCTCGATTACCTCCTCGGCCGCATCGCCTCCTCTGACGCTGTCTCcttcctcccccctcccccctctgccACCGTCGAGGAGTACCGCCCTGATGACCCCTCCCTCCCCCTCGACGAGCCCCCTTCCTCTGCCCCCGCTACAGCCGCCGATGAGGCCGCTGCAGATCTCGCTCCTGCCGCCCCCGTCGACTACGTCACGATGATCCACGCTCTGGAACGCCCCCTGAAAGACCGGGAGTCCCTCCTCGAGTGCCGCAACCGCGACTTCCACGCCGTGCTCCTGGCGTCCACCAAGCGCGAGGAGGAGCGGCAGCGCCTCGAGTCCCAACAGCGGAAGGACGGCCTCGTCGCCAAGACCCGCCTCATCGGGTCGGACGATCACCATCGGCCCGTCGTGGCGGCGTACGGCGGTGCCGGTGACGACGCTGCCGACGCCGCCGCGCCCAAACCCAAGATACACCTCAAGGGGAGCAAGATCGGAGAGGGGGTGCCCATCATCCTGGTGCCCAGCGCGTTCCAGACTCTGATCACCATTTACAACGTTAAGGAGTTCTTGGAGGACGGGGTGTTCGTGCCGACGGATGTAAAGGTGAAGGCAATGCGGGGGCCAAAGCCCGACTGCGTGACCGTGCAGAAGAAGCTGAGCCGGGACCGTGCGGTGGCCGCCTATGAGGTGAGGGATAAGCCCTCGGCGTTCAAGCCCGAGGACTGGGACCGTGTTGTGGCCGTGTTTGTGCTCGGAAAGGAGTGGCAGTTCAAGGACTGGCCATTCAAAGACCATGTCGAGATCTTCAACAAGA TTATTGGGTTTTTTGTGCGTTTCGAGGATGACAGTGTGGAATCTGCGAAAACTGTGAAACAGTGGAATGTAAAGATTATTTCG ATTAGTAAACATAAAAGACATCAAGACAGGGCTGCTGCTCTGGAGGTGTGGGACCGGTTAGAAGAGTTCATGCGATCGCGGTCACATAACTAA
- the LOC103995103 gene encoding FCS-Like Zinc finger 8: MLRRRSKAVGGKQGLMSDPYSLSSSSGNSHNKPTASSLFPSPSLFRSFSSKSFSDHEAAMMSPTSILETKHLSSFGNLLHSETLPKNPPLENASAAATDTVTESKHHPWDSSGQEPIGLGIVDALTDDKAMQSSNPQRRMVLFGSQLKIQIPSVCSSSGSPPARSMELPSSPIEFGIKNKDSQLALFSPVLRSLGHEAPAASSSPWAFTTGSISVSEMELSEDYTCVISHGPNPKTTHIFDNCIVESCGDEFTAVMESSPLPSHEGCSADDFLCCACKKNLGEEMDIPVNRECQSHEKHVNEELEKQ; encoded by the exons ATGCTGAGGAGGAGATCGAAGGCAGTTGGTGGCAAACAGGGCTTGATGTCTGATCCCTACTCCCTCTCATCTTCCTCTGGTAACAGCCACAATAAGCCCACAGCTTCCTCCCTCTTCCCCTCTCCAAGTCTCTTCCGGAGCTTCTCTTCGAAGAGCTTCTCAGACCATGAGGCGGCCATGATGAGCCCGACCTCCATACTCGAAACTAAGCACTTGTCTTCCTTCGGCAACCTCTTACACTCCGAAACGCTGCCAAAGAATCCTCCTTTGGAGAATGCTTCAGCTGCCGCGACTGACACTGTTACAGAGAGCAAACACCACCCTTGGGACAGCAGCGGACAAGAGCCCATCGGCCTCGGTATCGTTGACGCTCTCACCGATGACAAAGCCATGCAGTCCTCCAATCCGCAGCGTCGAATGGTTCTGTTTGGATCGCAGTTAAAGATCCAAATCCCGTCCGTGTGCTCGAGCTCCGGTTCGCCGCCGGCCAGGTCCATGGAGTTGCCCAGTTCCCCAATCGAATTCGGCATCAAGAACAAGGATTCCCAGTTGGCTCTCTTCTCCCCCGTACTCAGATCCCTGGGCCACGAAGCGCCCGCCGCCTCCTCTTCCCCATGGGCTTTCACCACCGGGAGCATCTCCGTGAGCGAGATGGAGCTCTCGGAGGACTACACCTGCGTGATCTCCCACGGGCCGAATCCGAAGACCACGCACATCTTCGACAATTGCATTGTGGAGAGCTGCGGCGACGAATTCACCGCTGTGATGGAGAGTAGTCCTCTTCCAAGCCATGAAGGCTGCTCTGCGGATGACTTCCTCTGCTGTGCATGCAAGAAGAATCTTGGAGAAGAAATGGATATCCCTGTGAATAG GGAGTGTCAAAGCCATGAGAAGCACGTCAATGAAGAGTTGGAAAAGCAGTAG